The genomic interval GACTTCCGAAAGCGCAAAGACTATGTTTCTCCTGCTAAAATCTAACTCGTTATACGACATTAGGTGTCTCCTTTTGAATCAGCTTGTAAATCTTAAGGATACACCTCTTGTCGTTTTTACACACTTATAAAGATATTACCAGGCGTCATATCGTCACTCTTTGGGCTTGACAAAAAGGGGGTAAGTGGTTATTATACTTATACTAAGTTCCTCTTGGTCCGGTCTCAGTTAGTCGCCAGGGATCAGGAGCGAATTCGTTCTAACGACAGGGTGCACCTCTGGATTATTTGACCGCAAGACCCTGTCAATAATGTAAAACCGGGTATCCCAATGGACGGGAATTGGTTGATCCGCCGCTTGGGCATTATTCATTCTCTGAAAATAGAAGAGAATTTCGGGTCGAATGTCGAGAGGTTTTCAAATGAGCGATTCAAACCAAAATGACCTGGTTGGGCGATGCGGCCTTTATTGCGGCGCATGTGTCATATACCGGGCCGAGCGTGATGACCCCGAGATGCGCAAACGATTTGCCGCACGCCGCAACTGCCCGCCCGAAAAAGTCCGTTGCCGGGGATGCGGTGCCGTTACCTCAGATTGCTGGGGATTTAAATGCCGATTCGCCCTCTGCCTGAATAAAAAGGGGTACCAATATTGTTTTGAATGCCGCCGGTATGATTCGGCGGCCTGCGATCAATTCGAGGAGTTCGCCCTGAATTACCTTGATGACGGGGTCGATCTTAGGGCCAACCTGACTATGATCAAAGAGAGGAAAACCGCCGAGTGGCTGGGACTTTCCGAGAAACGTTTTCGCTGCCCGCATTGCCGCAAGCCGGTTGTTGCCGGGGCCAGCAAATGCCATCATTGCCGTAAAGATATCCCACTACCTTAGAAAGTCCCTGATTGCAAAACATTCCCCGGGACCTTGATTTTCCTTTCCTCGAAGTAGTATATTTCAGTAAAGAATCAAGGAGGAAATATGAAATCAGGGCAGGTTCTGCTTATCGGTCTGAGTTTGATCATTGCGGCAACCATATTCGGTATTTTTTTCTATAACACCAGGGTTGCCGATGATACAATCAGCGTTGTCGGTGCCGCAACCAAAAGATTTGAGTCGGATATTGTCAAATGGCGGGTGACCCTCTCGCGCAACACCTCACCTTCCGACATGACCAGCGGCTACAATTTGATTCAGAAAGACCTGCAGTTTTTCCGGCAGTTGCTCCGGGATAAAGGACTCACTGAAAGTGATATCACCATTCAGCCGGTCAACACCATGCCCAATTATGGCCGTGAGGGACAGATTTCCGGGTATATTATCCAGCAGGAATTATTTATCATAACATCGAACCTGGCTGTAGTGGAGGGATTAGCCCTTAATCCGATGGCTTTGACCGAAAATGGAATCGTTCTCCAGAATTCGCGGCTGGAATATTTCTACTCCAAACTCTCCGATATCAAGATGGAGCTTCTGGCCGAGGCGACCAAGGATGCCGCCCGCCGGGCCAAAGAAATTGCCGACAATTCCGGCGCCTTGCTTGGAAATGTCACCAATCTGCGGGCCGGGGTGTTCCAGATTACCGAGCCGTTTTCCTCCGAGGTCAGCGATTACGGCATGTATAACACGCAGACTAAGCAGAAAGATATCACCGTAACCGTGCGCGCCTCTTATCGAATAAAGTAATGTCAGGGAATTTACCGGTCTTATGTGAAAGAGGGCGCTATCCGAACACCCTCTTTTTTATTTTACATAACCATAATCATTTGCCGCCGGGCGGATGGTACTCTTTGAACCAGTCAAAACCGAACTCTTCCATGATTTTGATGAAATCACCGTTTCCCTCCGGCATAACGTTGGCGAGATAGTGCAATCCAAAGTAATTCTGAACGGCGTTAATATAACCCTGCTCCTTAATTCGGGTCAGGCACTTTTGTGCGAACTCCTCACCGTGTACCTCCCGGCAGACCAGCGCCATGGTCTCCAGACGCTCGGGAGTGATTTCTCTTTGCCATCCCGGGTACTTCTTTTCAAATACCTCAAGAAGTTGCTTATCTTCCAGATCGCAATATTTCTCACTATGCACCATGACTTCTGTTCCCAATTTCTTTTTGGGCAGCGGTCGCGCCTTCGGATACCCCAGGCTCAAGAGCACTACCGGCAATACCTCCTTCGGAAGAGCCAGCAATTCCCTTGTCTCCCTCAGACATTCCATAATTGTGCCGACATAGACCGAACCCAGTCCCATGGCGTCGGCGGCGGTGCAGATATTCTGCGCCGCAATTATGGTATCCTGAAAGGAAATCCAGAAATGCCGGAATGAATAACTGGCGCTGTATGGGGCCGCTTCCATTTCCGCCCAGCGGTGGAGACGCCGCCAGTCGATGCAGAAAAGGAGATCCACCGGCGCCGTTGCAATAAACATCTGCTCGCCGCACAGTTCGGCCAGTTTCCGCTTGGTATTTTCATTTTCAATCTTAATGATCGAATATGGCTGAAGATTTCCTCCGGTTGGAGAATGAATCCCCGCCTCAAGTATCATCTGCAGAATATCCGGGGGGATCTTCTTTTCGCTGAAGCTCCGACAGCTGGCCCTTTCGGTTAGCAGCCGCATGGTTTCGTTGGGGTAATTTCTTCCGGCGCCCTCATCTATCCCGTGATGGGAAGGTTCATTATCTTGATGACTCATGTAAAGCCTCCATATTTGAAATTGATAGTATTATTCATTGTATCTTTCTTATCTCTTGCAGCAAATTATATTGACTCCGGTCGTTTGGCAATCTTTTTTGTTCCTACAATTAAGTCCTCTTTGAATACCAAAATTACCAATTGCGCAAATTGGCCGGAAGCATTGGGAAAGAAGGCAAAATGGCCCTGCCGGAAATTCAAGAAATGCCTTGACAGAAAAGGCCTATTGGATATATTAAATATATAAGATAATCAATAATTTCCTCTACCCGCAGGAGGGACCACCATGTTTAGAGTCTCGATGGCTTCAATAATTATCGGTCTGCTGTTCCTTGCTTTTTCTAGTACTTTTGCTCAGCCAATTCATGTTCCCGGTGATTATGCCACTATCCAGGAGGCGATCAACGCAGCTGTCAATTACGATACGATTATGGTAGCCCCCGGTATTTACCGGGTGAATCTCGATTTTCTGGGCAAAGCTATTGCTCTCACCAGCGAAGCCGGGCCGGCATTGACCGAGCTTTGGCCCGCCGACACTACTCAGGCGATAATAAAATTCATTACGAATGAGTTGCCGACAGCGAAATTAATCGGGTTCACAGTCGGTCGTTCGGTCGGTGCCGCCGGAATCAGAATTGCCGGGAGTTCCCCGAGCATTATCGGGAATTATTTTACTCACCACTCAAGTACTATTCGTAACGGAGCAGTGCTTTATATCAATGGTTTATCATGTGCAATCATAAAGAACAATCTGTTTTTTAATAATCTCGATTGTTATGCCATTATTTGGGGATGGAGCGATACGGCGCTGCAAATCGTCAACAATACTATCCATACGGGCCGCATAGGATTGGTTCTGCGGGGCCCCGGCTCCCAAGTAATGAATAATATCGTTACCGGATGTAATATGGGGGTTTCTGTATCAGTTGCAATGAGCCGCGGCTATAATGATATCTGGGGTAATGTCACTGATTGGATTCTTGGGTCCCCTGATCCGACCGATATTTCGGCGGATCCAAAATATCTCGACACTCTGAGCAACAATTTTGACCTGCCGAGGAGTTCTCCTTGCATTGACGCCGGGAACCCCAATGCAATATATAATGACCAGGACGGGACAAGGAATGACATCGGGGCCTTTTCTTTTGACCAATGGGTAGCGGCGGTTTATAATATCAGGATTGCAGGGGAGAATATCGCCCATCTGATTAACCATACGCCCACTTTTGAATGGTCCTATTATGATACGGTGGATATGATTCAGATTGGGTATGAGGTTACGGTTGGTGATATAAGCACCAGCGACATCTGGACTTCCGGCCAGGTTACCTCTTCGGATAGTTTCGCCGCTTATGGCGGGCCGGCGCTCACTGAAGGTGCGACTTATTACTGCCTTATAAGAGTTTTCAACGGACATCTATGGGGTTACTGGAGATATTTATATTTCCGCATGAATGCCGCTCCCTCGGTTCCCGTCGCGCTGTGGCCCTTTGATATACCGGTGAGTACTTATGGTGTGCATTTGCTCGTTCAGAATTCCTCCGATGCCAATGGCGACCCGTTGACTTATGATTTTGAAATCGCTCCCAGTCCCGGCGGGACGGCCGTGGCTTCTCGCTATGATGTGTTTGAACAGCCGAGTCAGACCGGGACCGGGATATTCAAGCAGAGTTGGCCGACTGCGGTGGATTATGTCTGGCAGGCACGGGCGTTTGACGGATATGAATATTCCGACTGGTCGGCTTACCAGCCATTTGTTACTCGCGAACCGATGATTATTCGCGTTCCTTCCGAGCGGCCGACTATTCAGGCGGGTATTGATGCCGGCCAGGAACGGGACACGGTGTTGGTGGCGCCGGGAACTTATACCGGCGATGGCAACCGCGACCTGAGTTTGAGAGGAACCAACCTGATTCTCAAATCGGAAACGGGAGCGGAAAACACAATCATCGACTGTGAGGCAGGACCCATGAACGCCCACTGGGGATTCTACCTGCGAGATTTTGAGGATTCCACCGCCGCTATCGATGGTTTCACTATAAAAAACTCTTTCACCGACGAATTAGGAGCCATCTATATCACTACTTCGTCGCCGACCATACAAAATTGCATTATCACTGAAAATGACGGGACCGGCATCATGGCGGTATCCAATTATGGGCGGTGGGCGGGACGGACAAAGGTGTATATTTTGAATTGCAAGATCACAGAGAATAATTATCACGGCATATATTCTTTTGCTCACGCTACGATCAATAATTGTGAAATATCCGGAAATGCTCTGGATGGCGTTCATTTTATTTCACCCGACAGCGTTAACATGACCCACTGCCTGTTGCGTGGCAACGGCCAGAATGGTTTGTATATTACAATCGGGGCCGGCGGCAATTACCACATAGAGAACAATACTTTTGTCGGTAACAATAAGGGTTTGCATTTCTACTATGAGCCGCCCAAGGCGGGCGCAGAGACATCCTTGTCACTCCAATCAAATTCCATTGCCAGCAATATCTTTGCTTTCAACCGGCAATATGGCGTTTATGCGAGTGGAATGGGTATCACTTACACCGCCTGCAACAATGCCTTCGGTAATCCTACCGGCGACTGGTTCCCCGGCAGCACTTACTTGCCTCATGCAGGCGATTCACTGGGAAATATCTCGGCCGATCCCCTCTTCTGCGACACAACTACCGGCGATTTTCATATCGCCGCGATTTCTCCCTGCGCCCCGGGAAACAACAGTTGCGATGTGTTGATGGGCGCGTTTGGTATAGGATGTGATTTCATCTGCGGCGATGTTGACGGTGACGGTATTGTGAATATAAAGGATATCACTTATCTTATTGACTATCTCTACAAGAACGGCCCGCCCCCGGTCATGTTGGGTCTGGCTGATGTTAATGATTCGGGTCAGACGAATATTCAGGATATAACCTATTTAATAAAATATTTGTATTTAGGTGGCCCGCCGCCTCATTGCCCCTAAGATCTCCAATTCGTCGGCGATGCTGTCTTATTATTGGTGTTGCTTGAATTTATTCTCCTATCTGTTCATAATGTGATTGGCGTTTGCTTTTTATTGCGT from Candidatus Zixiibacteriota bacterium carries:
- a CDS encoding right-handed parallel beta-helix repeat-containing protein, which codes for MFRVSMASIIIGLLFLAFSSTFAQPIHVPGDYATIQEAINAAVNYDTIMVAPGIYRVNLDFLGKAIALTSEAGPALTELWPADTTQAIIKFITNELPTAKLIGFTVGRSVGAAGIRIAGSSPSIIGNYFTHHSSTIRNGAVLYINGLSCAIIKNNLFFNNLDCYAIIWGWSDTALQIVNNTIHTGRIGLVLRGPGSQVMNNIVTGCNMGVSVSVAMSRGYNDIWGNVTDWILGSPDPTDISADPKYLDTLSNNFDLPRSSPCIDAGNPNAIYNDQDGTRNDIGAFSFDQWVAAVYNIRIAGENIAHLINHTPTFEWSYYDTVDMIQIGYEVTVGDISTSDIWTSGQVTSSDSFAAYGGPALTEGATYYCLIRVFNGHLWGYWRYLYFRMNAAPSVPVALWPFDIPVSTYGVHLLVQNSSDANGDPLTYDFEIAPSPGGTAVASRYDVFEQPSQTGTGIFKQSWPTAVDYVWQARAFDGYEYSDWSAYQPFVTREPMIIRVPSERPTIQAGIDAGQERDTVLVAPGTYTGDGNRDLSLRGTNLILKSETGAENTIIDCEAGPMNAHWGFYLRDFEDSTAAIDGFTIKNSFTDELGAIYITTSSPTIQNCIITENDGTGIMAVSNYGRWAGRTKVYILNCKITENNYHGIYSFAHATINNCEISGNALDGVHFISPDSVNMTHCLLRGNGQNGLYITIGAGGNYHIENNTFVGNNKGLHFYYEPPKAGAETSLSLQSNSIASNIFAFNRQYGVYASGMGITYTACNNAFGNPTGDWFPGSTYLPHAGDSLGNISADPLFCDTTTGDFHIAAISPCAPGNNSCDVLMGAFGIGCDFICGDVDGDGIVNIKDITYLIDYLYKNGPPPVMLGLADVNDSGQTNIQDITYLIKYLYLGGPPPHCP
- a CDS encoding DUF3795 domain-containing protein, with translation MSDSNQNDLVGRCGLYCGACVIYRAERDDPEMRKRFAARRNCPPEKVRCRGCGAVTSDCWGFKCRFALCLNKKGYQYCFECRRYDSAACDQFEEFALNYLDDGVDLRANLTMIKERKTAEWLGLSEKRFRCPHCRKPVVAGASKCHHCRKDIPLP
- a CDS encoding nitroreductase family protein; translated protein: MSHQDNEPSHHGIDEGAGRNYPNETMRLLTERASCRSFSEKKIPPDILQMILEAGIHSPTGGNLQPYSIIKIENENTKRKLAELCGEQMFIATAPVDLLFCIDWRRLHRWAEMEAAPYSASYSFRHFWISFQDTIIAAQNICTAADAMGLGSVYVGTIMECLRETRELLALPKEVLPVVLLSLGYPKARPLPKKKLGTEVMVHSEKYCDLEDKQLLEVFEKKYPGWQREITPERLETMALVCREVHGEEFAQKCLTRIKEQGYINAVQNYFGLHYLANVMPEGNGDFIKIMEEFGFDWFKEYHPPGGK
- a CDS encoding SIMPL domain-containing protein (The SIMPL domain is named for its presence in mouse protein SIMPL (signalling molecule that associates with mouse pelle-like kinase). Bacterial member BP26, from Brucella, was shown to assemble into a channel-like structure, while YggE from E. coli has been associated with resistance to oxidative stress.) is translated as MKSGQVLLIGLSLIIAATIFGIFFYNTRVADDTISVVGAATKRFESDIVKWRVTLSRNTSPSDMTSGYNLIQKDLQFFRQLLRDKGLTESDITIQPVNTMPNYGREGQISGYIIQQELFIITSNLAVVEGLALNPMALTENGIVLQNSRLEYFYSKLSDIKMELLAEATKDAARRAKEIADNSGALLGNVTNLRAGVFQITEPFSSEVSDYGMYNTQTKQKDITVTVRASYRIK